Proteins encoded together in one Bacteroides ovatus window:
- a CDS encoding ABC transporter ATP-binding protein, giving the protein MIELKELTLGYGQRTLLETVNARITGGQLVALLGRNGTGKSTLLRAMMGLEKPQSGEITLQGKNIASLKPEKLARNISFVTTDKVRIANLRCKDVVALGRAPYTNWIGQLQPEDQKRVDDAMQLVGMSGYAEKTMDKMSDGECQRIMIARALAQDTPVILLDEPTAFLDLPNRYELCLLLKKLAQEEKKCVLFSTHDLDIALSLCDSIMLIDNPQMYTLPTPEMVASGHIERLFRNESVTFDVQEMRVRIK; this is encoded by the coding sequence ATGATAGAACTTAAAGAACTGACATTAGGATATGGACAGCGCACGCTGTTGGAAACGGTAAATGCCCGAATCACAGGCGGACAACTCGTTGCCCTGTTAGGACGTAACGGAACGGGAAAGAGCACCCTACTCCGTGCCATGATGGGACTGGAAAAGCCTCAATCAGGAGAAATTACTCTGCAAGGAAAAAACATAGCTTCATTGAAACCGGAAAAATTAGCCCGGAATATCAGCTTTGTCACCACCGATAAAGTACGCATCGCTAATCTCCGCTGTAAAGATGTAGTAGCTTTAGGGCGTGCTCCCTATACCAACTGGATCGGCCAACTGCAACCGGAAGACCAAAAGCGGGTGGATGACGCTATGCAGCTAGTCGGTATGTCCGGTTATGCAGAAAAGACAATGGATAAAATGTCCGATGGCGAATGTCAGCGAATTATGATTGCCCGTGCTCTTGCACAGGATACTCCCGTCATCCTGCTTGATGAACCGACCGCCTTCCTGGACTTACCTAACCGCTACGAGCTCTGTTTGCTTTTAAAGAAACTGGCACAGGAAGAAAAAAAATGTGTCTTATTCTCCACTCATGACCTCGACATCGCCTTATCGCTTTGCGACTCCATCATGCTCATAGATAATCCGCAGATGTACACGCTGCCTACTCCGGAAATGGTGGCCAGCGGACATATAGAAAGACTTTTCCGAAATGAATCCGTCACGTTTGATGTGCAGGAGATGAGAGTACGCATCAAATAA
- a CDS encoding putative transporter, which produces MEVLRNLFEGYPNLWGGGVAHSVLILSLTIAFGIILAKIKVRGVSLGVTWILFVGIVFGHFNMNLDEHLLHFLKEFGLILFVYSIGLQVGPGFFSAFKKGGFTLNMLAMLVVVLGVTITIILHFTTGTPITTMVGILSGAVTNTPGLGAAQQANSDLNGIDAPEIALGYAVSYPLGVVGIILSLLALKYLLRINTAQEEKEAEVGLGHLQELTVRPISIEVRNESVDGIRIKELRPLLNRKFVISRIKHREGGETELVNSETILHVGDIILVISTPIDVEAITVFFGKEIKMEWEQLNKELISRRILITKPELNGKTLSQLKIRNNFGANITRVNRSGVDLVASPQLQLQMGDRVTIVGSELAVAHAEKVLGNSMKRLNHPNLIPIFIGIALGCILGSLPFAFPGIPQPVKLGLAGGPLIVSILISRFGPKYKLITYTTMSANLMLREIGISIFLACVGLGAGEGFVDTVIHGGGYIWVGYGVIITILPLLITGLIGRYYCKLNYFTLIGVLAGSTTNPPALAYSNDLTSCDAPAVGYATVYPLTMFLRVLTAQILILSLG; this is translated from the coding sequence ATGGAAGTTCTAAGAAATTTATTTGAAGGTTACCCCAATCTTTGGGGCGGCGGAGTGGCACACTCCGTACTGATTCTGTCACTAACCATAGCGTTTGGAATCATCCTTGCAAAAATCAAAGTGCGGGGAGTATCTCTAGGAGTTACCTGGATACTCTTTGTCGGAATCGTATTCGGTCATTTCAACATGAATCTGGACGAACACCTGCTCCACTTTCTAAAAGAATTCGGATTGATTCTGTTTGTTTACTCAATTGGTTTGCAGGTAGGACCCGGCTTTTTTTCAGCATTCAAAAAGGGGGGCTTTACCCTGAATATGCTAGCTATGCTCGTAGTAGTATTAGGAGTAACCATTACTATTATCCTGCACTTCACCACCGGAACTCCGATTACCACAATGGTAGGTATTTTGTCCGGAGCCGTCACCAATACTCCGGGGCTGGGAGCCGCACAACAGGCCAACAGTGATTTGAATGGCATAGATGCTCCCGAAATTGCTTTAGGATATGCTGTCAGCTATCCGCTGGGTGTAGTAGGTATCATCCTTTCCCTGCTTGCTTTGAAATATCTCCTTCGCATCAATACTGCTCAAGAAGAAAAAGAAGCAGAAGTCGGTCTGGGACATCTCCAGGAACTTACCGTACGCCCTATCTCCATTGAAGTGAGAAACGAATCGGTAGATGGCATCAGGATTAAAGAACTCCGCCCGTTACTGAACCGTAAGTTTGTCATTTCCCGCATCAAACACCGCGAGGGTGGAGAAACCGAATTGGTCAATTCCGAAACAATTCTACATGTAGGGGATATCATATTAGTGATCTCTACCCCGATTGACGTGGAAGCAATTACTGTATTCTTCGGAAAGGAAATCAAAATGGAATGGGAACAACTGAACAAAGAGCTCATTTCACGCCGTATCCTGATTACTAAACCGGAATTGAACGGGAAAACGCTTTCACAACTCAAAATCAGAAATAACTTCGGAGCAAACATCACCCGCGTCAATCGTTCGGGAGTAGACTTGGTAGCCTCTCCACAATTACAGTTACAAATGGGAGACCGTGTCACCATTGTAGGTTCCGAACTGGCTGTTGCCCATGCAGAGAAAGTACTTGGCAACTCCATGAAACGCTTAAATCATCCGAACCTGATTCCTATCTTTATAGGTATCGCTTTAGGATGTATTCTGGGAAGTCTTCCTTTCGCATTTCCCGGAATTCCGCAACCTGTGAAACTAGGATTGGCAGGCGGTCCGCTCATCGTTTCTATCCTGATTAGCCGTTTCGGTCCGAAATACAAGCTGATTACTTATACCACCATGAGTGCCAACCTGATGCTTCGTGAAATCGGTATTTCCATCTTCCTCGCTTGCGTAGGTTTAGGAGCAGGCGAAGGCTTTGTAGACACAGTCATTCATGGCGGAGGATATATATGGGTAGGCTACGGAGTAATCATAACCATCCTGCCACTTCTGATTACGGGATTGATAGGACGGTATTATTGCAAGCTGAATTATTTCACGCTTATCGGAGTTCTGGCTGGTTCTACCACCAATCCGCCGGCATTGGCTTACTCCAATGACCTGACCTCCTGTGATGCGCCTGCCGTCGGCTACGCTACGGTGTATCCGCTCACCATGTTTCTGCGAGTATTGACGGCACAAATATTGATTCTGTCGTTGGGATAA
- a CDS encoding FecCD family ABC transporter permease, whose protein sequence is MKQPDKRTPFLFITLGIVTILLLLIDMATGDTYIPITKVWAVLTGGECDEMTRNILLSIRFIRVVVAALIGIALSVSGLQMQTVFQNPLADPYLLGVSSGAGLGVALFILGAPLLGWAEFPILQSLGIVGSGWIGTAIILLGVAIISRKVKNILGVLIMGVMIGYVAGAIIQILQYLSSAEQLKMFTLWSMGSLSHITVTQLGIMIPMLCIGLLISVACIKSLNLLLLGENYARTMGMNIKRSRMFIFVSTALLTGTVTAFCGPVGFIGLAVPHVTRLLFNNADHRILVPGTMLTGLISMLLCDIIAKKFLLPVNCITALLGVPVILWVIAKNLRRFK, encoded by the coding sequence ATGAAACAGCCTGATAAACGTACTCCCTTTTTATTCATTACACTGGGTATAGTTACCATACTGTTATTACTGATAGACATGGCAACGGGAGATACATATATTCCTATCACCAAGGTATGGGCTGTACTCACCGGAGGCGAATGTGACGAAATGACACGGAATATTCTCCTTTCTATCCGTTTCATACGGGTAGTGGTAGCGGCTTTGATAGGAATAGCACTCTCCGTTAGCGGTTTACAGATGCAAACAGTATTCCAGAATCCGTTGGCAGATCCTTACCTGCTGGGAGTAAGTTCCGGTGCAGGACTGGGCGTAGCTCTGTTCATACTAGGTGCTCCATTACTTGGATGGGCGGAGTTTCCAATTCTTCAGTCGCTGGGTATCGTAGGTTCGGGCTGGATAGGAACTGCCATAATCTTATTGGGAGTAGCCATTATCAGCCGGAAAGTAAAAAACATTCTCGGTGTATTGATTATGGGAGTTATGATAGGCTACGTAGCAGGTGCTATCATTCAGATACTCCAATACCTAAGTTCTGCCGAACAACTGAAAATGTTCACACTCTGGTCAATGGGATCTCTTAGCCACATCACAGTCACCCAACTGGGAATTATGATACCAATGTTATGTATCGGTTTACTAATTTCCGTAGCCTGTATCAAATCGCTGAACCTGTTACTGCTCGGTGAAAATTATGCACGAACGATGGGAATGAACATTAAACGTTCACGCATGTTCATCTTCGTTTCTACCGCACTGCTGACAGGAACGGTCACCGCTTTCTGTGGTCCGGTAGGATTTATCGGCCTGGCAGTACCGCATGTCACACGACTGCTATTCAACAATGCCGACCACCGGATACTGGTCCCCGGCACCATGCTGACAGGGCTTATCAGCATGCTTCTCTGCGACATCATCGCCAAGAAGTTCCTACTTCCGGTTAACTGCATCACCGCCTTACTAGGTGTTCCGGTTATTTTATGGGTAATTGCTAAAAACTTGCGTAGATTCAAATGA